The following coding sequences lie in one Lytechinus pictus isolate F3 Inbred unplaced genomic scaffold, Lp3.0 scaffold_20, whole genome shotgun sequence genomic window:
- the LOC135157889 gene encoding uncharacterized protein LOC135157889, translating into MTFQSSGNQMRILFESNTQLEYGGFAANYAINTPGTSTTTPTTTTTTQTTTTTQPTTTTQPTTTTQPTTTTQPTTTTQPTTTTQPTTTTQPTTTTQPTTTTQPTTTTQPTTTTQPTTTTQPTTTTQPTTTTQPTTTTQPTTTTQPTTTTQPTTTTQPTTTTQPTTTTQPTTTTQPTTTTQPTTTTQPTTTTQPTTTTQPTTTTQPTTTTQPTTTTQPTTTTQPTTTTQPTTTTQPTTTTQPTTTTQPTTTTQPTTTTQPTTTTQPTTTTQPTTTTQPTTTTQPTTTTQPTTTTQPTTTTQPTTTTQPTTTTQPTTTTQPTTTTTSEVVGSCGGTFNDPIGQFASPNFPASYPSNSSCTYQITVAEGKRVALTFNEVDLEQRYGWWCYDWIQVYLGSNSGNIRMCEDDVPQGELISTSNTMTVVFSSDYIIETGGFSATYRTVDIVVVNTDPIAGGSRKRVCRDTRNQDELFIQSPDLTPASSGQKNVRCNYDITAPEGSHVELLFEPTFEIKNVTVWNIPCFRNYLDIYIGQAGNGYFFDISLCGDQAPVGSFIAVNNQMDLKFRSKRNGHDGFKANFRSVNIVQV; encoded by the exons ATGACATTCCAATCTTCTGGAAATCAAATGAGGATACTGTTCGAGTCAAACACCCAACTCGAATACGGTGGATTTGCTGCAAATTATGCAATAAATACACCAGGTACGTCAACTACGACGCcaactacaactacaactacaCAAACAACCACAACAACACAACCAACCACAACAACTcaaccaacaacaacaactcaACCAACCACAACAACTCAACCAACCACAACAACACAACCAACCACAACAACTCAACCAACCACAACAACTCAGCCAACCACAACAACTcaaccaacaacaacaactcaACCAACCACAACAACTCAACCAACCACAACAACACAACCAACCACAACAACTCAACCAACCACAACAACTCAGCCAACCACAACAACTCAACCAACCACAACAACTCAACCAACCACTACAACTCAACCAACCACAACAACTCAACCAACCACAACAACTCAACCAACCACTACAACTCAACCAACCACAACAACTCAACCAACCACAACAACACAACCAACCACAACAACTCAACCAACCACAACAACTCAGCCAACCACAACAACTCAACCAACCACAACAACTCAGCCAACCACAACAACTCAACCAACCACAACAACACAACCAACCACAACAACTCAACCAACCACAACAACTCAGCCAACCACAACAACTCAACCAACCACAACAACTCAGCCAACCACAACAACACAACCAACCACAACAACTCAACCAACCACAACAACTCAACCAACCACAACAACACAACCAACCACAACAACTCAACCAACCACAACAACTCAGCCAACCACAACAACTCAACCAACCACAACAACACAACCAACCACAACAACTCAGCCAACCACAACAACTCAACCAACCACTACAACTCAACCAACCACAACAACTCAACCAACCACAACAACACAACCAACCACAACAACACAACCAACCACAACAACAACTTCAGAAGTCGTTGGTAGCTGTGGAGGAACCTTTAACGACCCGATTGGCCAGTTTGCTTCACCAAACTTTCCGGCATCATATCCGAGCAACTCTTCGTGCACATACCAAATAACCGTGGCAGAAGGAAAACGTGTTGCTTTAACATTTAATGAAGTTGATTTAGAGCAGCGGTACGGGTGGTGGTGTTATGACTGGATACAAGTATATCTTGGAAGTAACAGCGGTAACATCAG AATGTGCGAAGATGATGTCCCACAAGGAGAACTAATTTCGACGTCTAATACCATGACAGTTGTCTTCTCGTCCGATTACATCATAGAGACAGGCGGCTTCAGTGCCACGTACCGTACAGTCGACATCGTGGTCGTCAATACTGATCCTATTGCCGGAGGCTCAAGGAAACGGGTTTGTCGGGACACGCGCAACCAAGATGAACTGTTCATTCAGTCTCCTGATCTTACTCCTGCTAGTAGTGGTCAGAAGAACGTCCGATGTAATTACGATATCACTGCTCCCGAAGGCTCTCACGTTGAGCTTTTGTTTGAACCGACGTTTGAGATTAAAAACGTGACTGTATGGAATATTCCCTGCTTTAGGAACTACCTTGATATCTACATAGGTCAGGCAGGAAATGGTTACTTTTTTGATATCAG